In Sphingobacterium thalpophilum, a genomic segment contains:
- a CDS encoding ABC transporter permease, which yields MVNTFYTAFLSEKYKLLRNREIFGVLIAPMLLIFAISAYIIYDIVNSGGASAIPNPWKVLLGRYVFQFFYLLYPILVALFVYACCDVEYKNNNYKILFTVPISKSNIFFSKAVFILLTLLFSILFAYAAFLISGYLLSLIYPVLGFQNYDFRVVIFYTFLKLFITLSAIAMIQLALSLLFRSFIYPIGVGMFMLVFSVLVAQKSFSDFIPYTGAYNAVRNILSENDSFARLDYCNMVMVVVFLLISFYLFKRKRQF from the coding sequence ATGGTTAATACATTTTATACTGCTTTTTTGTCTGAAAAGTACAAACTTCTTCGTAACAGGGAAATTTTTGGGGTCTTGATCGCACCTATGCTGCTCATTTTTGCGATTAGCGCTTATATAATCTATGACATTGTCAATTCCGGTGGTGCCAGCGCCATTCCAAATCCCTGGAAAGTCTTATTGGGTCGATATGTATTTCAATTTTTTTATCTACTCTATCCCATTCTTGTCGCTTTGTTTGTATATGCTTGCTGTGATGTGGAGTATAAGAATAACAATTATAAAATACTCTTTACTGTGCCCATCAGTAAATCGAATATTTTCTTTTCCAAAGCCGTCTTTATCCTGCTGACCTTACTGTTTTCAATACTCTTTGCTTACGCTGCATTTCTGATCAGTGGTTATCTGCTCAGCCTGATTTACCCCGTACTGGGGTTTCAGAATTATGATTTTAGGGTCGTAATCTTTTATACGTTTTTGAAACTTTTTATTACGCTCTCGGCTATCGCTATGATTCAGCTTGCCCTAAGCCTATTGTTCAGAAGTTTTATCTACCCAATTGGAGTAGGCATGTTTATGTTGGTCTTTTCCGTGCTTGTCGCACAGAAAAGTTTTTCGGATTTTATCCCATATACAGGGGCTTATAATGCGGTAAGGAATATCTTATCCGAGAATGATTCCTTTGCACGGCTCGATTACTGCAACATGGTGATGGTTGTTGTATTTCTATTGATCAGCTTTTATCTATTTAAACGAAAGAGGCAGTTTTAA
- a CDS encoding ATP-binding cassette domain-containing protein: MESILTQQLSFKIGTKTILDNISLQVPDRSIYGYLGRNGAGKSTTIKLLLGLLEDQADTIFIQGNSLKAHPAGVYTNVGNLIEAPCYYTKLTVFENLKYLDIIHKKGNKRIDEVLEMVDLHRERKKKASALSMGMKQRLGIAMAIFHDPQLLILDEPLNGLDPQGIVEMRNLFCHLNEQGKTIFLSSHILSELEKITTHIGIIEGGKMIFQGTKQELLGQVDREVYLRTASPEATASVLRNSGFSGVKIEGENVAVTIGDDLQFGFMIKSLVEKQIAIYGLESRGADLEQIFINLIARANG; this comes from the coding sequence ATGGAAAGTATCTTAACACAACAACTTAGTTTTAAAATAGGCACAAAAACAATCTTGGATAATATTAGCCTACAAGTTCCAGACAGGAGTATTTATGGATATCTCGGCCGAAATGGGGCGGGAAAATCCACAACAATCAAATTGCTTTTAGGTCTTTTGGAGGATCAGGCAGATACGATTTTTATTCAGGGAAATAGTCTAAAGGCGCATCCCGCAGGCGTTTATACCAATGTTGGAAACTTGATTGAGGCCCCATGCTATTATACGAAATTGACCGTTTTTGAAAATTTAAAGTACTTGGATATCATCCACAAAAAAGGCAACAAACGCATTGATGAAGTATTGGAAATGGTAGATCTTCATCGGGAAAGGAAGAAAAAAGCCAGTGCCCTGTCCATGGGGATGAAACAGCGGCTGGGAATAGCGATGGCGATTTTCCATGATCCGCAATTGCTTATCCTGGACGAACCATTAAATGGTCTCGATCCACAGGGAATTGTCGAAATGCGTAATTTGTTTTGTCATCTCAACGAACAGGGAAAAACGATCTTTCTTTCGAGTCATATTTTGAGTGAGCTTGAAAAAATAACAACACACATTGGTATCATTGAAGGCGGGAAAATGATTTTTCAGGGAACCAAACAGGAGCTGCTGGGACAGGTTGACCGAGAAGTGTACCTACGTACAGCCAGTCCCGAAGCAACAGCTTCGGTTTTAAGAAATAGCGGATTTTCTGGTGTTAAAATCGAAGGGGAAAACGTTGCCGTCACTATCGGCGATGATCTGCAATTTGGTTTTATGATCAAATCTTTGGTCGAAAAGCAGATTGCTATTTATGGGCTGGAATCCCGTGGTGCTGACCTTGAACAAATTTTTATAAACCTAATCGCTCGTGCAAATGGTTAA
- a CDS encoding erythromycin esterase family protein: MANHATLLTEVNRHKKEIKSILMTDSNFSDLRFFDATLKNNRILMLGEMLHNDGETFKAKARLIRYLHEHLDYDVVLYEAGQYDMWMMNAQMDTPTSRSQVKTVGGIGLFDFWWQNEENQLLLTYYKNTKTSQNPISLGGFDIQFSGRELSDKRAKLLEDFLVKNGIDSTKYPLLKKNRNKLEYLTYERFASKRLNANEKKQFLAELDELNRRIRSGVKDSEHLIYSRYLSDMKNNFDKSWRFKTGSMQSMHFRDSLMAENLTYQIASLYAGKKIIVWCANIHSFSAPYNTDYRPLGTYIKRKYGAQAYSLDFTSYGRYDKTGRVVDRVGKLAVENVFHATKSPYFFLDLRQLPNNSMLKQRFSSVINQGIDEERKWHEFIDGIFYIDINKDSIYR; encoded by the coding sequence ATGGCGAATCATGCAACATTATTAACCGAAGTGAATCGCCATAAAAAAGAAATCAAAAGTATCTTGATGACCGATAGTAATTTTTCGGATCTACGCTTTTTTGATGCTACGCTAAAAAATAATAGAATTTTGATGTTGGGTGAAATGCTGCACAATGATGGCGAAACTTTCAAAGCGAAAGCCAGACTCATCCGTTATCTGCATGAGCATCTCGATTATGACGTAGTTTTATATGAGGCAGGGCAATATGATATGTGGATGATGAATGCACAGATGGATACCCCTACGAGTCGGTCTCAAGTAAAAACGGTCGGCGGTATCGGTCTATTTGACTTTTGGTGGCAAAATGAGGAAAATCAACTGCTCTTAACTTATTATAAAAATACGAAAACATCCCAGAATCCTATTTCTCTCGGTGGGTTTGATATTCAGTTTTCGGGTAGGGAATTGTCTGATAAGCGGGCGAAATTATTAGAAGATTTCTTAGTCAAAAATGGGATTGATTCAACCAAGTATCCTTTATTGAAAAAAAATAGAAACAAACTGGAATACCTGACATATGAACGTTTTGCCAGTAAACGGCTCAATGCGAACGAAAAAAAACAGTTTCTGGCAGAACTGGATGAGTTGAACCGTAGGATCCGCAGCGGCGTAAAAGACTCAGAACATTTGATCTATAGTCGGTATCTGTCTGATATGAAAAACAACTTTGACAAATCTTGGCGCTTTAAAACTGGGTCGATGCAGAGCATGCATTTTAGAGATTCACTGATGGCGGAAAATCTAACCTATCAGATCGCTTCGCTTTACGCCGGCAAAAAGATTATCGTCTGGTGTGCCAATATCCATAGTTTTTCTGCCCCATACAATACAGATTATCGACCGCTCGGGACTTATATAAAGCGTAAATATGGAGCTCAAGCGTATAGCTTGGACTTTACCTCCTATGGACGATACGATAAAACTGGCCGTGTTGTCGATAGAGTGGGTAAGTTGGCAGTGGAAAATGTATTTCATGCCACTAAATCACCCTATTTCTTTTTGGATCTTCGTCAGTTGCCCAACAATAGTATGTTAAAACAGCGTTTTAGTTCAGTCATTAATCAGGGGATTGATGAAGAAAGAAAATGGCACGAGTTTATCGATGGCATTTTCTATATCGATATCAATAAAGATTCAATTTACCGCTAA
- a CDS encoding RagB/SusD family nutrient uptake outer membrane protein yields the protein MKLRNITIALSVATLLFSCQKLDQEPLDAYNADNFWKTEAETDFAVTGLYSGTRGSDGKLAEGSAWEDGTQIFYMDCTSDNSNSDFPWEGFQALGNGTATPTNSGNAEARYTYEHIRRANYILENIEKSPVNAEKKKRLTAEVRVIRAYKYFDMATLFGGVPIITKTLTTENSFVPANTQKEVLEFVEKELKEAAADLSFAKGGGRMSKGAALGLLARCYAFEKKYQDVINTTQEIISSANYKLFDDYATLFEEANENNSEVMMNIEYLVNIQGYTSLGIMLPNSMGGWGSIVPTQSLVDAYETADGQTIGESKSYDPASPYEKRDPRLGATIVYPGALYNGKYFDPLNPKSEDYPSGPDNASSTAYNYKKYIQNPSSYANIWNVGTNIIVMRYAEMLLLNAEAKIELGIIDNTVYDNIDLVRQRAKMPKVDKAVYSGQSKLRELVRRELRVEFAGEGRRRFDIIRWGIAKDVMNGPVNGALSKGTVDPKTGKVTYTSLTDRFFSENRSFKAGKNELWPIPQAVIDNSKGTLKQNVGY from the coding sequence ATGAAACTTAGAAATATAACGATTGCATTGAGCGTAGCCACCTTATTGTTCTCTTGTCAAAAACTCGATCAGGAACCGTTGGATGCCTATAATGCCGATAATTTTTGGAAAACGGAAGCAGAAACCGATTTTGCTGTAACAGGTTTGTACAGCGGTACAAGGGGAAGCGACGGTAAGCTGGCCGAAGGATCTGCTTGGGAAGACGGTACACAGATCTTTTACATGGACTGTACTTCGGATAACTCCAATAGTGATTTCCCTTGGGAAGGATTCCAAGCTTTGGGAAATGGGACGGCAACACCGACAAACTCTGGAAACGCAGAGGCACGCTATACGTACGAGCATATCCGTCGTGCTAATTATATCCTTGAAAATATTGAAAAATCGCCGGTTAATGCTGAAAAAAAGAAACGGCTGACCGCTGAGGTACGCGTCATACGCGCATATAAGTATTTTGATATGGCGACCTTATTTGGGGGAGTACCTATCATTACGAAAACTTTGACCACAGAAAATTCGTTCGTGCCTGCAAATACGCAAAAAGAAGTATTGGAATTTGTGGAAAAAGAATTGAAAGAAGCTGCTGCAGATTTGTCGTTTGCTAAGGGTGGCGGCCGTATGTCCAAAGGTGCTGCCCTTGGTTTATTGGCGCGCTGTTATGCTTTTGAGAAGAAATACCAGGATGTCATCAATACAACACAGGAGATCATTTCTTCGGCTAATTATAAATTATTCGATGATTATGCGACCTTATTTGAAGAGGCAAATGAAAATAACAGTGAGGTCATGATGAATATCGAATATTTGGTAAATATTCAAGGATATACTTCACTTGGTATTATGCTGCCCAATTCAATGGGGGGATGGGGGTCTATTGTACCAACACAGAGTCTGGTAGATGCTTACGAAACTGCCGATGGACAGACTATTGGCGAGTCAAAATCTTATGACCCTGCCAGTCCATATGAAAAAAGAGATCCACGCCTGGGCGCAACAATTGTTTACCCAGGAGCACTGTACAATGGTAAATATTTCGATCCATTAAATCCGAAATCGGAAGATTATCCATCTGGTCCAGATAATGCATCCAGCACAGCTTACAACTATAAAAAATATATCCAAAATCCGAGCAGTTATGCGAACATTTGGAACGTAGGTACCAACATTATTGTGATGCGTTATGCCGAAATGCTTTTGTTAAATGCGGAAGCAAAGATTGAATTGGGGATTATCGATAATACCGTATATGATAATATCGATCTAGTTCGCCAGCGCGCTAAGATGCCAAAAGTAGACAAAGCCGTATACAGTGGCCAGAGCAAACTGCGTGAATTGGTACGTCGTGAGCTGCGTGTAGAATTCGCCGGAGAAGGACGTCGTCGCTTTGATATTATTCGTTGGGGAATAGCCAAAGACGTAATGAATGGTCCTGTAAATGGCGCGCTGTCCAAAGGTACGGTGGATCCTAAAACAGGCAAGGTTACCTATACTTCGTTAACTGATCGTTTTTTCTCTGAAAATAGATCGTTCAAAGCTGGAAAAAATGAATTGTGGCCAATTCCACAAGCTGTCATCGATAATAGCAAAGGAACGTTGAAGCAAAATGTAGGGTATTAA
- a CDS encoding TonB-dependent receptor codes for MISKFTSNQKVSLLAIALLVASSQNLWAEEMPIAFKHTAKEAAQNQVTGKVTAEDGPLAAATVSVKGTSVSTSTDAKGTFAIRAKAGDILLVSSVGYKTKEVTVTGTTLSIQLESNNEALEEVVVVGFAKQKKVNLTGAVQAITSKDLQDRPVTNVSSAIQGKFSGVTITQNSGQPGKDNGTIRIRGLGTINNANPLVIVDGIESSMNNINPNDIESVSVLKDGPSAAIYGSKAANGVILITTKKGGSGKPQLNYTGYAGIQDPTRLPEYMNSYDHAVILNEALKNEGKTQRFSQQDLELFKNGSDPDGHPNTDWLGLLYKGSGFQQSHNLQVTGGTEDVQYMASGGYLGQKGVIKVASSDRYNLRTNVGAKVSSRLRFDLGLAYNYQRITEPVNPYTGDMAQIFRQVNRIPSFIPYKYSNGVYGRGSDGNPIAWMDLEAKDNMINKHTQVNFSGEFKIMDGLKIKQVVGFQPIDNMSSKFVKDIQYYAPNGDLGPKQGVNNLTVYNFQSERLTFQTLLTYDKKIGDHQINVLGGFMDETFRADYSSAYAQGFLNNDFSELNLGSKDGMKVDGGAKKLILRSFFGRINYAFADKYLLEANVRRDGTSRFLGSNRWSTFPSFSAGWRISQEDFFKESSLSDVISELKLRGGWGKLGNQQLAATSDNSYPSSDAYYPGLFTISPGYNYSFGGEISSGGAIVESANPILKWESTTSTNIGLDLNFKNNLGFVFEYFDRKTDGVLLKLPVSNLYGLPAPYQNAGKVQNNGVELQVNYQNSIGDFKYSIAANGSYINNQIKKWASDEPQVNGTFYIYEQGRPIRSFYGYETAGIYRSDEEYKNSGIQGVNGTVGAGDIIYKDQNGDKKIDGNDRVYLGSPDPKFIFGLTSNMSYKNFDLSLFFQGAAKVQGYLWGEAIGGISGSDKPTTIFADRFNAETNPNGSMPRALTSWSQNSPSGTPSDFWIQNASYVRLKNITFGYTLPKTFTDRIGIKGAKVYYSGQNLLTFTGFAKGFDPEAPADSRGNYYPQVKTNVFGLNVNF; via the coding sequence ATGATTTCAAAATTTACAAGTAACCAAAAGGTAAGCCTGCTTGCTATTGCTCTTCTTGTTGCGTCTTCGCAAAATTTGTGGGCCGAAGAAATGCCGATTGCATTTAAACATACAGCAAAAGAGGCCGCTCAGAACCAAGTTACCGGGAAAGTAACCGCAGAAGATGGTCCTCTTGCGGCTGCGACTGTTTCGGTCAAAGGGACATCGGTATCGACATCGACAGATGCAAAGGGAACATTTGCAATTCGAGCTAAAGCGGGAGATATTTTGCTTGTTAGCAGCGTTGGCTACAAAACCAAAGAAGTGACAGTTACAGGAACGACCCTATCAATTCAGCTGGAAAGTAATAATGAGGCTTTGGAGGAAGTGGTCGTTGTGGGATTCGCTAAACAAAAGAAAGTAAATCTAACTGGTGCTGTACAGGCGATCACGTCAAAGGATCTACAGGACCGTCCCGTTACAAATGTATCCTCAGCGATCCAGGGTAAATTTTCGGGTGTAACAATTACTCAAAATTCAGGACAGCCCGGTAAAGACAACGGTACGATCCGAATCCGTGGCCTAGGTACTATCAATAATGCAAATCCGCTTGTTATTGTCGATGGAATAGAAAGCTCGATGAATAACATCAACCCCAACGATATTGAAAGTGTTTCGGTACTGAAGGATGGACCTAGTGCAGCAATTTATGGATCTAAGGCTGCAAACGGCGTTATCTTGATTACGACGAAAAAGGGCGGTAGTGGCAAGCCGCAATTGAATTATACAGGCTATGCCGGTATTCAGGATCCAACACGTCTACCGGAATATATGAACTCTTATGACCATGCTGTCATCTTAAACGAGGCTCTTAAAAATGAAGGGAAGACGCAGCGTTTCTCCCAGCAGGATCTAGAACTTTTCAAAAATGGATCTGATCCGGACGGTCATCCCAATACAGATTGGTTAGGGTTGTTGTATAAAGGGTCAGGTTTCCAGCAATCGCATAATTTGCAGGTTACAGGAGGAACAGAAGATGTGCAGTATATGGCTTCCGGAGGCTATCTAGGGCAGAAAGGTGTTATTAAAGTAGCGAGTTCGGACCGGTATAATTTACGCACAAATGTGGGGGCAAAAGTGTCTTCCAGGCTTCGATTTGATTTAGGGCTGGCGTATAACTATCAACGTATTACCGAACCCGTAAACCCTTATACAGGTGACATGGCACAGATCTTTAGACAGGTAAATCGTATTCCTAGTTTTATTCCATACAAATATAGCAATGGTGTGTATGGTCGTGGTAGCGACGGTAACCCAATCGCTTGGATGGATCTGGAGGCAAAGGACAATATGATCAATAAACATACGCAGGTCAATTTCTCCGGTGAATTTAAGATTATGGATGGATTGAAGATCAAACAAGTTGTTGGCTTTCAACCGATCGACAATATGTCTTCCAAATTCGTCAAAGACATCCAATACTATGCACCGAACGGTGATTTGGGACCTAAGCAAGGGGTGAATAATCTGACTGTTTACAACTTTCAATCTGAACGATTGACTTTTCAAACCTTGTTGACCTATGACAAAAAGATTGGTGACCATCAGATCAATGTTTTAGGTGGTTTTATGGATGAAACATTCCGTGCGGATTACTCCAGTGCTTATGCACAAGGTTTCTTAAATAATGATTTTTCAGAACTGAATTTGGGCAGCAAAGACGGAATGAAAGTCGATGGGGGAGCCAAAAAGCTAATATTACGCTCTTTCTTCGGTCGTATCAATTATGCATTTGCGGATAAGTACCTATTGGAAGCCAATGTGAGACGTGATGGAACATCGCGATTCTTGGGAAGCAATCGTTGGAGTACATTCCCGTCTTTTTCAGCAGGATGGCGTATTTCTCAGGAAGATTTCTTTAAAGAATCCTCGTTGTCTGATGTAATCTCAGAATTGAAATTAAGGGGCGGTTGGGGTAAACTAGGAAACCAACAATTAGCGGCAACATCAGACAATTCATATCCTTCTTCAGACGCTTATTATCCAGGCTTATTTACCATTTCTCCTGGTTATAACTATTCTTTTGGTGGTGAGATCAGTTCCGGTGGAGCCATCGTAGAATCGGCAAACCCAATATTAAAATGGGAGTCAACGACAAGCACCAACATTGGTTTGGACCTGAACTTCAAAAATAATCTAGGCTTTGTATTTGAATACTTTGACCGTAAAACTGATGGGGTATTGTTAAAACTGCCTGTATCGAACTTATATGGTCTTCCAGCACCTTACCAAAATGCAGGGAAAGTACAAAATAATGGGGTAGAGCTACAAGTAAATTATCAAAATAGTATCGGAGATTTCAAATATAGCATTGCCGCAAACGGTTCTTATATCAACAACCAGATTAAAAAATGGGCGAGCGACGAACCACAGGTCAATGGAACTTTCTATATCTATGAGCAGGGCCGACCAATCCGTTCGTTTTATGGCTACGAAACAGCAGGAATCTATCGTTCGGATGAAGAATATAAAAACAGTGGCATTCAAGGCGTAAATGGAACTGTAGGTGCTGGTGATATTATCTATAAAGATCAGAATGGCGATAAAAAAATCGATGGAAATGACCGTGTATATCTAGGTTCGCCTGATCCGAAATTCATCTTTGGTCTGACGTCCAATATGAGTTATAAAAACTTTGATCTGAGCCTATTCTTCCAAGGGGCCGCTAAAGTACAGGGCTATCTTTGGGGTGAAGCCATTGGCGGGATCTCGGGATCTGATAAACCGACAACCATTTTTGCAGATCGTTTCAATGCAGAGACCAATCCAAATGGATCGATGCCGAGGGCATTGACCAGTTGGTCACAAAATAGTCCTTCAGGCACTCCTTCCGATTTTTGGATACAGAATGCAAGTTATGTCCGCTTGAAGAACATTACCTTCGGTTATACCTTACCAAAAACGTTTACGGATAGAATCGGTATTAAAGGGGCCAAGGTATACTATAGTGGGCAAAACCTCTTAACTTTTACTGGTTTTGCTAAAGGATTTGATCCGGAGGCTCCAGCGGATTCTAGAGGTAATTACTACCCACAAGTGAAAACAAATGTGTTTGGTCTTAACGTAAACTTTTAA
- a CDS encoding GH92 family glycosyl hydrolase, with product MLTKNIKRKTNTLLRTICCCSLLSVSMLKGFSQAKMTKDYVDYVNPYMGNISHLLVPTYPTVHLPNSLLRVYPERGDYTSDRLFGLPLIVTSHRGKSAFNLSPMVKLPGSLKPVQLYSYDQEEIHPYAYSVLLDQENIQVDYALSHQSGMYTFTFPTTSTKYLQFNSQEGKLQWDGQGLSGTQDIGNGTHVYIYAIPESKPVAVKRLQGQQLENATEAVGKNSCMVLEFNQAGTSLRMKYGVSFIDVAQAKANLKREISDFDQKKLAEKGRKIWNDALGKIAVEGDNESNKHVFYTSLYRTYERPVNISEDGRYYSAFDGKVHQDEGKPFFTDDWIWDSYRAHHPLRVLLEPGTESLILNSFVRMSEQMEQPWLPTFPEITGDSRRMNSNHGVATLLDAYRKGVRNFDIKKAYLAAKGAITEKTLAPWSGKAAGKLDEFFKEKGYIPALYPGEKETIPEVNGFERRQPVAVTLGTSYDLWCLAQLAQELGNQADYDLFMKQSFNYRNLFNEQTKFFHPKDDKGNFIMPFDYVFSGGQGAREYYGENNAWIYRWDVQHNIPDLIKLMGGNELFVKYLDEMFQQPLGRSKFDFYGQLPDHTGNVGQFSMANEPALHIPYLYNYAGQPWMTQKRIHKLIGEWFRNDLMGVPGDEDGGGMSAFVVFSQMGFYPVTPGLTSYSIGSPFFQKVSMQLPNGKSFVIIGKNASAKNKYIQSAKLNGQPLNVPQLTHADVLKGGTLEFVMGDRANRNWGN from the coding sequence ATGCTAACGAAGAATATCAAACGTAAAACCAATACATTGTTACGCACAATATGCTGCTGTTCTCTTCTTTCGGTCAGTATGCTAAAAGGTTTTTCCCAAGCTAAAATGACGAAAGATTATGTTGACTATGTCAATCCTTATATGGGCAACATCAGCCATTTATTGGTGCCAACCTATCCAACAGTCCACTTGCCAAACAGCCTTTTGCGCGTTTATCCTGAGCGTGGAGACTATACGTCAGACCGTCTGTTCGGTCTGCCGCTTATCGTTACCAGCCATCGTGGAAAATCGGCATTCAATCTTAGTCCCATGGTGAAATTGCCAGGCAGTTTGAAACCGGTACAACTGTATAGTTACGATCAGGAGGAAATACATCCGTATGCCTATTCGGTGCTGTTGGATCAGGAGAATATTCAGGTAGACTATGCGCTGTCGCATCAGTCGGGGATGTATACCTTTACGTTTCCAACAACTTCTACAAAATATCTTCAGTTCAACTCGCAGGAAGGAAAACTTCAATGGGACGGACAGGGACTTTCGGGTACACAGGATATTGGTAATGGAACGCATGTGTATATTTATGCTATTCCCGAATCCAAGCCTGTTGCGGTAAAGCGACTGCAAGGCCAACAACTTGAAAATGCAACAGAAGCTGTTGGTAAGAATTCGTGTATGGTATTGGAGTTCAATCAGGCAGGGACTAGCTTGCGCATGAAATATGGTGTTTCATTTATCGATGTCGCACAGGCAAAAGCCAATTTAAAGCGTGAAATCAGCGACTTTGATCAAAAGAAGCTGGCTGAAAAAGGCCGTAAAATATGGAACGACGCTTTAGGTAAAATTGCCGTGGAAGGCGACAATGAGTCCAATAAACATGTGTTTTATACCTCCTTATACCGCACCTACGAAAGGCCAGTCAATATTTCTGAGGATGGCCGTTATTATAGTGCGTTCGACGGTAAGGTCCATCAGGACGAGGGCAAACCTTTTTTTACCGATGACTGGATCTGGGACTCCTACCGGGCACATCATCCATTGCGGGTACTGTTAGAGCCTGGCACAGAATCCTTGATCCTTAATTCTTTTGTCCGGATGTCTGAACAGATGGAGCAGCCTTGGTTACCTACTTTCCCTGAGATTACGGGTGATAGTAGACGGATGAATTCCAATCATGGTGTAGCAACTTTGTTGGATGCTTACCGCAAAGGAGTACGTAATTTTGACATCAAGAAAGCCTATCTGGCAGCAAAAGGTGCGATTACAGAAAAGACGCTAGCTCCTTGGTCGGGAAAAGCCGCGGGGAAATTAGACGAATTTTTTAAGGAGAAAGGCTATATTCCAGCATTATATCCAGGTGAGAAAGAAACGATACCAGAAGTAAACGGTTTTGAACGGAGACAGCCTGTCGCTGTAACCTTGGGTACCTCTTACGACTTATGGTGCTTGGCACAGCTTGCTCAAGAATTGGGTAACCAGGCTGACTATGATCTCTTTATGAAGCAATCTTTCAATTATAGAAATCTTTTCAACGAACAGACCAAATTTTTCCATCCCAAAGATGACAAAGGAAATTTTATCATGCCTTTTGATTATGTGTTTTCTGGCGGACAGGGAGCACGGGAGTATTATGGTGAAAACAATGCGTGGATATATCGTTGGGATGTACAGCACAACATTCCGGATCTGATCAAATTGATGGGGGGAAATGAATTGTTTGTCAAATACCTTGATGAGATGTTTCAGCAACCTTTGGGTCGGTCGAAATTTGATTTTTATGGGCAGCTTCCCGATCATACAGGTAATGTTGGACAATTTTCCATGGCGAACGAGCCGGCTTTGCATATTCCTTATCTCTACAATTACGCCGGACAACCTTGGATGACACAGAAACGGATACATAAACTGATCGGTGAGTGGTTTAGAAACGATCTTATGGGGGTACCGGGCGATGAAGACGGTGGAGGGATGTCAGCTTTTGTGGTCTTTTCCCAAATGGGCTTCTATCCTGTAACACCAGGTCTGACTTCCTACAGCATCGGCTCTCCATTTTTCCAGAAAGTGAGCATGCAGCTTCCTAATGGCAAGTCTTTTGTAATTATCGGCAAGAATGCATCTGCAAAAAACAAATACATTCAATCGGCGAAATTAAATGGGCAGCCGCTGAACGTTCCACAGCTGACCCATGCCGACGTGCTGAAAGGTGGCACATTGGAATTTGTGATGGGGGATAGAGCAAATCGAAATTGGGGAAACTAA